AATTTCCTAACTCCTCAGCCTTGCTTATGCCTTTCATTTTCACTGGTAAAATGGTGGAGAAAGACTAGAATTGTTAGTCATTCGACAAACTTTTTTGGAGACTCTGCAATGCAGCAGGTGTTCAGTATCTATTTGCACGAGTAAAccaaaatctttttctttctttttttctttttctttttcttctcttttctttccctttttttttttttttttttttttttgagacagggtttcactctgctgcccaggttgaagtgcagtggtgccatcatagcccactgcagccttgaactcctgggctcaggggatcctcccgcctcagcctcctgagtagctggtactatcaacacataccatcacacccagctaacttttaaaacaattttttgtagacacagggtctccctatgttgctcatgctggtgtggagctccttggctcaagtgatccttcctcctcggcctcccaaagtgctgggattataggcatgggccaccgcacaCCTCGTTTCAGAAGCTCTTGCTTGAGAAACACAATTTGGGCATTGGGTGTGTGGTGGTGAGGGTGTGGGGAGAGAGCGAATGTGAGTTTACTGACGAATGCGAAAAGGATTTTAACAAGGAATGTGAGGGTCCCACAAAAGCCTCGAGAAGGAAGCAAGGGAGTGGCCTGGAGTCGGAAAATCCTTCAGCCCTGAGTTCCTCTGATAGACATGTCAGCATATGATAAATTTTAAGAAGATTTCAACCTCTTTATCTACCAATTTAGATAGGAGTGAAGGTGGTTGGGGAGATAGAGGTTTTACTTCTGGCTGCAATGTGTGTTTTCTAGATCCATCAGGCGAATTCCCACTCTAATAGGATTCTGTGTatagaaatgatttttatatgCAGTTTGATGATGATCATGATCATGCATATAAAATACACCCAATTGAGAATTGTTCGACTGATTTTGTCATCCCTAAAAGTGATTTCAGTAACCCCAGACtatgaaatatctttttgaaATACATCCTTGAAGAACACCTGCTTGAAAAGGAGGTTTTACGATCCTCACTTACAAATGAGAGAACTGAAGCTCCTAGCAGAGAGGTAAGAAAATTAGTGAGTGCCCGAACTGGAATCTGAAACAAATCTGTCTGCCTCCAAAGCCCAAAACTATTTCATCTGGCTGCAGGGCCCTGTGAGTAACCGAGCCCTTCATCTTAGGAAAGGCACATACAGACCTGGAGCAAAACAGTACACAGCTATGCTCTGCATTTAGCAAcactttggtttatttttgttctcaCAAAAATCTCCTTTGCTCTTCCCCTCATTAGCTTCTTCTGGTTGGGTCCAGACCTGCCTTGAGGAGCCTGTAGAGTTAAAAAATGAACCCCACGGATATAGCAGACACCACCCTTGATGAAAGCATATACAGCAATTACTATCTGTATGAAAGTATCCCCAAGCCTTGCACCAAAGAAGGCATCAAGGCATTTGGGGAGCTCTTCCTGCCCCCGCTGTACTCCTTGGTTTTTGTATTTGGTCTGCTTGGAAATTCTGTGGTGGTTCTGGTCCTGTTCAAATACAAGCGGCTCAGGTCCATGACTGACGTGTACCTGCTCAACCTTGCCATCTCGGATCTGCTCTTCGTGTTTTCCCTCCCGTTTTGGGGCTACTATGCAGCAGACCAGTGGGTTTTTGGGCTAGGTCTGTGCAAGATGATTTCCTGGATTTACCTGGTGGGCTTTTACAGCGGCATATTCTTCGTCATGCTTATGAGCATTGATAGATACCTGGCAATTGTGCATGCGGTGTTTTCCTTGAGGGCAAGGACCTTGACTTATGGGGTAATCACCAGTTTAGCTACGTGGTCAGTGGCTGTGTTCGCCTCCCTTCCTGGCTTTCTGTTCAGCACTTGTTATACTGAGCGCAACCATACCTACTGCAAAACCAAGTACTCTCTCAACTCCACGACGTGGAAGGTTCTCAGCTCCCTGGAAATCAACATTCTCGGATTGGTGATCCCCTTCGGGATCATGCTGTTTTGCTACTCCATGATCATCAGAACCTTGCAGCATtgtaaaaatgagaagaagaacAAGGCGGTGAAGATGATCTTTGCCGTGGTGGTCCTCTTCCTTGGGTTCTGGACACCTTACAACATAGTGCTCTTCCTAGAGACCCTGGTGGAGCTAGAAGTCCTTCAGGACTGCACTTTTGAAAGATACTTGGACTATGCCATCCAGGCCACAGAAACTCTGGCTTTTGTTCACTGCTGCCTTAATCCCATCATCTACTTTTTTCTGGGGGAGAAATTTCGCAAGTACATCCTACAGCTCTTCAAAACCTGCAGGGGCCTTTTTGTGCTCTGCCAATACTGTGGATTCCTCCAAATTTATTCTGCTGACACCCCCAGCTCATCTTACACGCAGTCCACCATGGATCATGATCTCCATGATGCtctgtagaaaaatgaaaagctgAAACACAGAGTCAATGAACTTTCCACATTCAGAGCTtacttaaaattgtattttagtaAGAGATTCCTGAGCCAGTGTCAGGAGGATGGCCTACACCCGTAGTGGAAAGATGGCTTCTCACCCTGCAGGCAACTTTTTCTCTCCCACTAGACAAGTCCAGCCTGGCAAGGGTTCACCTGGGCTGAGGCATCCTTCCTCACACCAGGCTTGCCTGCAGGCATGAGTCAGTCTGATGAGAACACTGAGCAGTGTTTGAATGAAGTTGTAGGTAATATTGCAAGGCAAAGACTTTCCCTTCTAACCTGAACTGATGGGTTTCTCCAGAGGGAATTGCAGAGCATTGGCTGATGGAGTAAATCCCTACCTTTTGCTCTGGCAAATGGGCCCTCTAattaatttcttgcttttgtggAACAATAtagaaaactgtttttcttttttttttttttctgagacagagtctcgctctgttgcccaggctggagtgcagtggctagatctcagctcactgcaagctctgcctcccgggtttacgccattctcctgcctcagcctcccaagtagctgggactacaggtgcccgccaccacgcccggctagtgttttgtatttttttggtagagacggggtttcaccgtgttagccaggatggtctcgatctcctgacctcatgatccgcccgtctcggcctcccaaagtgctgggattacaggcttgagccaccgcgcccggcctagaaaacTGTTTTTCTAATAATATATCTGAGGCATAGTATATTCCATTGAGCCAGATGTATGAAGAAACAATTAGCAAAGTGATGAAACCAGATCTCAATTCTTTGTTGTAAAGGATTATCTGTTAATTGAAGCCAAACTTTTTATACTGATATAAGGGTGAGGATATGAAGACATTAGAATGGTCTGATTTCCAAACACGAACTACAAGGCGTTTAAAATCCAAACATATTTGTGAAAATTCAAACACAGTTTCTCACTTGTTTGTGGACATGTTTTGTTCTAATTATAACAGAggaatattaaaaagttttaaataggctgggcatggtggcctgtaatcccagcactttgggaggccgaggcaggcggatcacctgaggtcaggagttcgagactagcctggccaacatggagaaaaccctgtgtctactaaaagatacaaaattagccaggcatggtggcacatgcctgtaatcccagctactcgggaggctgaggcaggagaatcgcttgaacctgggaggtggaggttgcggtgagccaagatcacgccattgaaatccagcctgggcaacaagagtgaaacgccatctaaaaaaaaaaaaattaaataatacataggCCAAGAATACATTTATTTGAGGTCATttagttgtttatattttatcttattttattttatttttgagatggagtctcactctgtcacctaagctggaatgcagtggtactcggttcactgcaacctctgcctcccgggttcaagcgattctcttgcctcagcttctcaagcagctgggattataggcaagtgccaccacgccaggctaatttttgtatttttagtagagacagggtttcaccatattggccaggctggtcttgaactcctgatctcaggtgatctgcctgccttagcctcccaaagtgctgggattacaggcatgagccaccttgcccagccaagtTCTTTTACTTGTTTATAAACAATCCCTTCGTAATTAAAATTAAGGATTAATAAAGCATGATAATACCTCCTTAATCATTTTGAAGTGCCTGCTATCAATTGAAGTAAAAATAATCAACTAAAAGTTATTGTTGATATTGTACAAATATGGttgttaaaaaattatgaaatttgaAAAGTATCATCCTCTCTTAAAATATTGGccctagatttttgtttttgtttttgtttttgtttttgagacagagttttgctcttattgcccaggctggagtgcaatggcatgatctcagctcaccacaacctccgcctcctgggttcaaccaattctcctgcttcagcctcccaagtaactgggattacgggcacccgccaccatgcccagctaatttttttgtatttttagtagagacagagtttcaccatgttggccaggctgatcttgaactcctgacctcaggcgatccacctacttcggcctcccaaagtgctaggattacaggtgtgagccactgggcccagccattGGCCCTAGTTTTTAACTTTTGGGTGACTCGAAAGTTTGgttagtcatttcttttttttttttttttgagatgaagtcttgctctgtcgtccaggctggagtgcagtggcgcgatctcagctcactgcaagctctgcctcccgggttcactccattctcctgcctgagcctcccgagtagctgggactacaggtgcccgccaccatgcctggctaattttttgtattttttagtagagacggggtttcaccgtgttagccgggatggtcttggtctcttgacctggtgatccgcctgcctcggcctcccaaagtgctgggattacaggcttgagccaccgcgcccggactggttagttatttcttacaagtcatttaaatcatttaattaaTCCTTTCGTACTATTAAGATAAATTGCTATCTCTGTCCTTACAGCCTTAACTAAGCAAATACTCCAACAAAATCTGGGAGATCTCTAATTCCtcccaaaacaaaaacttatCTTGCAAGCTATTAACTGAGTTAACCAGTTACAAATGCTTTTGTTATGTTTATACATTCTTGCACGCTTTACATTTATAAAGAAtgcatttccagaaaatttattttcagtaaagTGATTTTAAAGAGGGAAAGTTGATGCTGTcttcatagaaaataaaataaaataaactcgtTCATAGCCCCAGGGAGCATTTTTTTCCTGATCGTGTTTGTGTTGGATCTCCTGACGTGGATGAGAATCAGAGCTGCTGATGAGCCATTGCTTCACCACATGCTGTAGATGTGAACTCACCCAAGGGGAGGAATCAAAGCGTTCGCTGTTGCCATCTCCACTTTGGGCTGTGTGTTGCTGTCTCGCTGTAGGGGACTTGGAGACGAGAGTGAATAAGTTgggggtgggcgtggtggctcatgcctgcaatcccagcactttgggaggccgaggtgggccgataacttgaggtcaggagtttgagacctgcctggccaacatagtgaaaccccatctctactaaaagcacaaaaagtaGCCAGTGTGCTTGCAATCCCagatactttggaggctgaggcatgacaatcacttgaacctgggaggcagaggttgcagtgagcagagatcatgccactgcacttcagcctgggtgcagagtgagtgagactctgtctcaaaaaaaaaaaaaaaaaaaaagatgttaggGATGGGCCAGTTCCTAGGCAGTGTTTCCTTAGACAACCTCTGTGAGGTGGGCTATGATCTGCCAAATCCTAGCTCTGCATTCCTTTGTTAGTCTGAGCATGTTACTTTTCTCTgttagcctcagttttctcttctgtaaaacatACTTcagagggattaaaaaaaaaaaaaaaaaaagatgatgaatgCAAAGCACCTATGTTTCTAGGTCATAGATAAAGGAAACTTTTGGATATGCCCAATCAGAGGCTGCCTCTCTTGTCCTGGTAGAGctgttaattttattcatttaattacaGTGAGACATAAACTTTAGGGCACCAAAATACAAAAGCTGGTCAAAGGGGCTTTACTGCCCCTTCATTTCCATCACAGGCTGTACCAAGTCTGTGAGGTGCAATCCAAGTGGCTTCCATATCTCTGCCTGAGAATGGgtctttcattttctcaaagtCAGTGAGAGCTCCTCTTATTCCAAAGTTGGAGAGAATATTCCCTCAGGACAGGCATGTAGAACCTCTGGTGACATCCAAACATAACCCTCTTAGAACACCCAAAATAAAGTTTCTTCCCATTAAGCAAAAGAATCATAGAAAGAAAGCCAGCatgatttctattgttttttgtttgtttgtttgtttgtttgttttttgagatggagtcttgctctgtcgcccaggctggagtgtcatggtgcgatcttggctcactgcaacctctgcctttcaggttcaagtaattctcctgccttagcctcccgagtagctgggattacaggcatgtaccaccacgcctggctaatttttgtatttttagtagagacaggctttcaccatgttggccaggctggtctggaactactgacctcaggtgatctgcctgcctcggcctcccaaagtactgggattataggtgtgagacaccgcacccaacCAGCcagcatgatttcttttttttttttttttttttttttctttttttgagacggagtctcgctctgtcgcccaggctggagtgcagtggccggatcgcagctcactgcaagctccgcctcccgggttttttacgccattctcccgcctcagcctcccgagtagctgggactacaggcgcccgccacctcgcccggctagttttttgttttgtattttttagtagagacggggtttcaccgtgttagccaggatggtctcgatctgctgacctcgtgatccgcccgtctcggcctcccaaagtgctaggattacaggcttgagccaccgcgcccggcagccaGCATGATTTCTAAACAAAGATGGGTTTAACTATAAATTTTCAGACATTAGATTCATGTCTTTCTTGTTGCAACATACCTAGCCTAGGTGTAATTTGCTCAGGAACAATAGAAGTGGGTTTGCTTTTGGGGTGATGTAAATGTTTTGGATCTAGATAGAAGCATGGGTTGCACAAtgttgtgaatatactaaatgctactgaattgtgcatttaaaaatggttcattttatattatgtgaattttacctcaacaACATAACAATAAGAGTGACAGGAACTAGTCCAGCCAATATCTGTCCCATAGTAGGCTCTCAAATTCTATtgaataagtaaattaatttCATCTGCTTCTCATGAGAAGGAATAATACAGGGTGAAGTCAAAGGGTCTTTAGACCTTTAGGGAGATTATTTGCAAGAAACTCTTATAACAATTTGGAACGATTTCTGTTGAAAGAGTTGCCTATTTTGTGCCAAGCAGAATGCTAGtttatggaaataataaaagaataaagaagtaaGTTCTGCCACTCATGGAATTAACAATCTGATAAAGGAAACGCAAACGCAGGATTAACTATACTGCAAGCAAGACAAGTGTGATAATAGAGCCATAAGAAAGATACTTCGGGACTCCAGAGAAAGGAGAAGTTGATTACATTTCAAATCTCATAATATGATTAACTTTTGAAGTAGACCTTGTAGGAGACGCATGATTTTgatgaagggaagggagaaaggactccctaagCTGATGAAATAGCATCTGAAAAGGCAGAGTGGTGTTAAGAGGGCACTGTGTGGTCAGGGGGTAGTTGTAGGGTTTTCTTGTAGTTAAAGTGCATGGGAATGGGGCAGTGGAGCAAAGTAGGGAAAGGTGAGACCAAAGGAAAGTACAGAGCCAAGAGGCAGCAGCCTTGAGTCATGGACTGAGTCAGCTACCATCCTGCTCTGGGCTTGAGACTGTCAGGGTGTTAAGGGGTGCTGTCCACACACCCACCAGTTCAGGACTGAAACACTCACTCTACTAGTCATCAGGAATGTTGGCCCTGATAACTCTCAGCTGGTCTCCCTTCAGGAATCATCCTCCCTGGGGGCAGCTCATATTCAGTGACTGGATAATGAGGAGATGCAAGCACTTGCCCCTTGCCTAGATTTGGGATAACTCTCAAGGGCCATTGCTACTCCAGAGCTCCAATGAGATTAGCTGAGGCCTCTGTTGCAACTGTGTTGCAGTTCCACTTTTCCCACTGTCCAAActgccttcttcctttcttccttttttttttttttttgagatagagttttgctcttgttgcccaggctggagtgcagtggtgtgatcttggctcaccgcaacctctgcctcctgggttcaagtgattctcctgtatcagcctcttgagtagctgggattacaggtgcccgccccgaagcctggctaatattttggtattttttagtagagatggggtttcaccatgttggccaggctggtctcaaacttctgatctcaggtggcccgcccgccttggcctcccaaagtgctgggattacaggcatgagccaccacatccagccccagTCTGCTTTGTTTATGCCCTTACAGGTGTGGTTTCCAAGAGGACTCCCTACTAAATCTCCTGCATGCTAATCTCAGAGCCTCAGAGCATGCTTCCAGAATCCCAGCCTAAAACAAGGACTTTCTGATCACACTGGGGACAAGTGAGCACCTAACATAAATGGAAACTGACCTAGGAGTGGGAAAATGAGGAGACATAATCTTTGCATCAGAGATGTGTTtcattcattgtctttttttttttttttttttttttttgagacggagtctggctctgtcgcccaggctggagcgcagtggccggatctcagctcactgcaagctccgcctcccaggttcacgccattctcctgcctcagcctcccgagtagctgggattacaggcgcccgccacctcgcccggctagttttttgtattttttagtagagatggggtttcaccgtgttagccaggatggtctcaatctcctgacctcgtgatccacccgtcttggcctcccaaagtgctgggattacaggcttgagccaccgcgcccggcctcattcatTGTCTTTTAACCATCAACCTCACTTAACCGTTGGCTCCTCTGTTTTCCTTTGGCCCCATAATTTCCCTCTCTCAAGCCCTCAGGCATCTTTTTCCTACACACCTTATTCCTGTTATCGTTACAGCCCATCTCTATCCTTGGTCATGCCACAATCATCTGTCATGCTATATCCTGTACCCTACATCCAGTCAGAGACTGTCCACTCCATCTCCAGCCTTTCTTGACTCAAATGAACTAGACCTAAACTCCACCCATTTTTTGTGGTCATAATACTTTACCCCTTGAAAGCTTACAACAGCTCCAAATTCCCCTTTCAGAAAATCAGAAATCCAAGTGCTTTTATATATTGACACTCATTTTACCCTCTTCTTAAAGTAGGTAAGGTTGATTTTATTACTCCAAGAAATTGAGTTTCAGGAGAAACAATATTTTAATCATGAATTAGACTCACTCCACCAAAAATACCCACCACCTAACTGCCTAGTAAAATGGCTAGCACAAAGCTCAATTATTTTTTACTGAATGAGTGGATTTCCTTATCTCTTAATCAAGTACTCTACACTGGCAATTCAAGTTTCTGTTTAACTACACAAAGTTCACTAGTCCTATCTCCAAAATCCCCACTGTATTTCTAATAAGACTTTATGTGACCACGTTCAAAGATTGACTGAATTGTTCCAGAAATACTGGTGGGCTTTAGGTCAAAAATTACTTTGTTAAGACTTTTCATATTGAATGTAACTGCAAACGTCtgcattttcagcttttctgagaaattgtGAACCAGCAGTAagaagaatgaattttaaaacccCCAAACTGCATTTGCACCAGACTTGGAGACAGAGATCCTTTTCAGACTCCAGAATACCTGGATGGTCTGCCCAAAGCAGCTGAGATCAGGTGAAACCTGTGTGGGAAACGGTGAAGTGCAGGGCGGTGAGAGATGCAGCAGGTACAGACGTCAGCAACACACCAAAGGCATTTCCTGAGCAGAGGGTGCACGGTGCGCTGTAGGAAGAGAGGTGATCAGCGCTTGGGTCAGAAGTCCTCCTGGCCCCAGTTTGGTTCAGAGAAGCAGAGGAGGCAGGTTTGCCAAATTTCAAATTTGCCGGAGGCAGACAGTCTGTCTCTGTGGCAGCAGAAAAGAAGACAGCCATTTGGTTGTGAAGCCAGCTAGCCTGGAAAACTGCTGCCATTGCTTTCCTCCTAGGCAGAAACACAAACATAAGCACATTAAACAATGCAAAGACAAATACTAAGAAAAATGACACCATTGACTGGAATCTGGAGAGGAATACTAGAGAAATataggaaaatacagaaaatatttcattatcaTGATAAAATATGTCTATCTCAGCTGAGAAGGCGTCATAGGCCACTCCAGAGGCATTCCAGCTAGctaaaaataggaaagaatgaGTGCCTGTGATCACCACTTCTATATAACATTGCCCTGGAGGTACCAGCTCCACAAGATAAGGGGAATAAGGTAGAGGTATAGAAATTgtcagtgactcatgcctctaatcccagtactttgggaggccgaggtgggcagatcact
The sequence above is drawn from the Rhinopithecus roxellana isolate Shanxi Qingling chromosome 1, ASM756505v1, whole genome shotgun sequence genome and encodes:
- the CCR4 gene encoding C-C chemokine receptor type 4, which produces MNPTDIADTTLDESIYSNYYLYESIPKPCTKEGIKAFGELFLPPLYSLVFVFGLLGNSVVVLVLFKYKRLRSMTDVYLLNLAISDLLFVFSLPFWGYYAADQWVFGLGLCKMISWIYLVGFYSGIFFVMLMSIDRYLAIVHAVFSLRARTLTYGVITSLATWSVAVFASLPGFLFSTCYTERNHTYCKTKYSLNSTTWKVLSSLEINILGLVIPFGIMLFCYSMIIRTLQHCKNEKKNKAVKMIFAVVVLFLGFWTPYNIVLFLETLVELEVLQDCTFERYLDYAIQATETLAFVHCCLNPIIYFFLGEKFRKYILQLFKTCRGLFVLCQYCGFLQIYSADTPSSSYTQSTMDHDLHDAL